In Melospiza georgiana isolate bMelGeo1 chromosome 8, bMelGeo1.pri, whole genome shotgun sequence, one genomic interval encodes:
- the AVPI1 gene encoding arginine vasopressin-induced protein 1, translating to MGTPASVVSDSPGRPAPAARARKRASANIFQGVGLRELRSLFRSGGAERPEERARLVWRYAGQRRMARALRRLRRRRTAQPGGGMAALRRFEHLRIAEKKQEGDCGAKRGSGSMQQR from the exons ATGGGCACTCCGGCCTCGGTGGTGAGCGACTCTCCGGGACGGCCGGCGCCCGCAGCCCGCGCCCGCAAGCGGGCCTCGGCCAACATCTTCCAGGGCGTGGGGCTGCGAGAGCTGCGGAGCCTGTTCCGGAGCGGCGGGGCCGAGCGGCCCGAGGAGCGCGCCCGCCTCGTCTGGCGGTACGCGGGCCAGCGGCGCATGGCGCGGGCCCTgcggcggctccggcggcgACGGACAGCCCAGCCCGGCGGTGGGATGGCCGCGCTACGGCGCTTCGAACACCTTCG GATCGCGGAGAAGAAGCAGGAGGGTGACTGCGGGGCCAAGAGGGGCTCGGGCTCCATGCAGCAGCGCTGA
- the MARVELD1 gene encoding MARVEL domain-containing protein 1 → MARTAPPTVPPPPGPPARGSLSLHRAFLRSPLGLLRLGQLALGAAFWVTVAAHKYEGAAHFALFAAVLVWLLTLALFGLSLLGRWELVPWLGSRWLLTNLVHDLALGVGLYAAATGIMGHKAKQRSFCNLPGYSQHCLYSAYLSASICGGITACLYLFSGLYCLLRRCQDQRDII, encoded by the coding sequence ATGGCCCGCACGGCTCCCCCGACGGTGCCGCCGCCTCCGGGGCCGCCGGCCCGCGGCTCTCTCAGCCTCCATCGCGCCTTCCTGCGGAGCCCGCTGGGCCTGCTACGCCTGGGGCAGCTGGCTCTGGGCGCTGCCTTCTGGGTGACGGTAGCGGCTCATAAGTACGAAGGGGCGGCCCACTTCGCTCTGTTTGCCGCCGTCCTCGTCTGGCTCCTCACCCTGGCCCTCTTCGGGCTGAGCCTGCTGGGGCGCTGGGAGCTGGTGCCCTGGTTGGGCTCCCGCTGGCTCCTCACCAACCTGGTGCACGACCTGGCACTGGGTGTGGGGCTCTACGCAGCTGCCACCGGCATCATGGGTCACAAGGCCAAGCAGAGAAGCTTTTGCAACCTGCCGGGCtacagccagcactgcctgtaCAGTGCCTACTTGAGCGCCTCCATCTGTGGGGGCATCACTGCCTGCCTGTACCTCTTCTCCGGGCTCTACTGCCTGTTGCGGCGTTGCCAGGACCAGCGAGACATCATCTGA